The window AAATTGTTTTATGCTTTTTACTAAAGAAACAATAAGAAAAAAAGTAAGGGGAAGAAAGACAGCATCTATATAATAAGTAGGCAAGAAATTAGAAGGACGAATTTCTTCTCCAGTTGGTCTGTGTCCAGTAATTGCAAGTAGAAGCAATAGAATAACAATAGGAAATGCTATTAATAATGGAAGAGATTTAGGAGTCTTTACAAAATTCACTAACCATTTTGGACGTGCATATTCATTAATTACATATGCTCTAATAGCAGCTAGAACATCACCTGGTCGTGCACCACGTGGGCAATAAAGAGAACAATCATTACAATTATGACATAACCATACTGCAGGATCCTTCACTAACTTATCTTTCTGACCCCATTGAGCAAGAATCATCTGTCTACGTGGAAATGGATTTTCTTCTGGTGCAAGTGGGCAGACTACTGCACAAGTAGCACACTGAAAACATTTTTTTACCGAATCCCCACCTAATTCTATTATGCCCTTAATAAAATTTACATCTGGCTCCACCACACGACCATTTGCCATCTTAAACCCTCCTTACCATCCTTTAAATGGATTGGGACCTAACTCTTTAATTCTAGCAATAAAATTATCAACAATTTCAGGTAGCTTATTATAATCAGTAATTGCTACCTGAACTAATTGCGCCCTTTCTGCTTCAAGACCTAAATTATCTAATGTCTCCTGAAGCTTACCCATGCGATAATTAGCAAGTTCACTACCTCTTACAAAATGACACTGATAATCATCTCCATATTTGCAGCCCAAGAGTAAAACACCATCTATACCACGAGATAAAGCGTCTGAAATAAAAACAAGATTCACAGAACCAAGACAACGGACAGGTATCACTCTTAACAATGGTGAATAATGCAAATGATTAATTCCTGCCATATCTAAAGCAGGATAAGCATCATTTTCACAAGCAAAACAAAGAATTCTCAATTTCTCTTCATCATCTTCAGGTACAGATATAGCTTTAATCATAGAAGAAATAATATCTATATTATAATTTTGGAAACCAACAATCCTTTCAGGACAAGCACCCATACATACACCGCAACGGCGACATCTAAAAACATTAGGTTTAGGTGTACCTTTTTCATCCTCATCAAGGGCACCAAATGGACATTCTTGTGTACAACGTTTACATTGTGTACATCTTTGGAAGAAAAATACAGGAAAGCTTAAATCACCTGCTCTTGGATGAACAGCTCCACCACGAGATTCTAATTCCATACACTGGATAGCTTTTAAAGCAGCACCAGTAGCATCTCTAATACATCCATCAATATCTAAAGGTTGACGGACACAACCAGCTGGATAAATACCTGTGCGTCTTGATTCATATGGGAAACAGATAAAGTTTGAATCAGCTAAACTGTATTTTAAAACAGGTACTTCTGGTCCTTGACGATAAGCTAAGTTCAAAATACCTTCCCAAGGTTGGGGTGTTTCTGCAATAGTTTTTTCAATTACTTCTGGCTCCTCTTGACCAGTTAAACCATATCGTTGAAATACCTCTTCACGAGTAGTAGGTAATCCTTCCATAGTAGATACCATTCCTATAGCTAATACTACAAGGTCTGCTTTTACTGTAATTTTTTCACCAAGAAGGGTGTTATCTACTTCAACATTTAAAGTTTTATCTTCATTTTCAGTAATACCAACTATATCACCTTTTGTAAGGAAGATACCTGGATCATTTTGTGCATTTTTATAGAATTCTTCATATTGACCTGGTGTACGCATATCTCGATAAAAAATATATGCTTTTGCTTCACTATTTAAAGTACGCACATACATAGCTTGTTTCAAAGATACTAAACAGCAGTAAGAGGAACAATAAGGTAAATGATCTTTATCTCTTTGACCAGCGCATAAGATAAAAACTACATTTTTAGCAGGTTGACCAGTAGCAGGAGATGTTATTTGGCCTTTTTTGGCCATTTCTTCCATTTCAATATTTGTAATTACATTTTTAAATTTTCCATAACCAAGATGCTCCAACTTATTAGCATCATAAGGTTTAAAACCTGTTGCTAAAATAATTGTGCCAACAGTTATTTGTTCTGTACTGCTTCCCTTTAATGTAACTTTAAAATGACCTGGTTGCCCTTCTGTTTTTTCAATTGTAGTAGAAGTATAAACTTTAATTTTTGGATGAGTTTGGACTGCTCTAATTTTTTCTTCAATTCCCGTATCCATTAATTCTTTATAAGGTGGAGAGCTAGGATATGTTTTCCACCATTTTGCTACCCATCCACCTAATTGAGCCTCTTTTTCTATTAATATTACATCATAATTAGCATTAGCTGCCTCAAGAGCAGCTGTTAAACCTGTAATACCACCTCCAACAACAAGAATGGTTTTATTATATGGCTCTTCCTCTGAATAACCAGTTGGAATCTCCACCTTTTGTGCTTTAGCAACAGCCATCCTTAAATAATCTTCTGCCATTTCTTGAGTAAAATCATTTTTAGGAGATTGACACCAAGCTACTCCCTCTCTTATATTTGCTCTCTCTACAACTATCTCTGGCCCAAAATTAAAAACATCCCAATTTACACGATGAGAACAAGCAGCAATAATAACCGTATTAATCCCTTCCTTTTCTATATCTTCTTTAATTAATTTTAATCCATCTGCTAAACAAAGGCTTTCGTGTGTTTTACACGGCAATTTTAATTCTTCTGTTACTACTTGGGAGAGTTTTTCTATATCAATTGCATCCCCAATACCACACCCTGTACAAATATAAACACTAAGTTTTTTTTCCATTTTAGAATTACCTCCTCACAATGGATTGAATGGCTTTAAGTGCTGCTGCTGTAGCGTCTTGAACTGAAGAAGCCACATCCATTGGTCTTTTAGCACATCCAGCAGGATAAATACCACTATCAGAATTAGAAACAATAAAATTAAAATCATCATAAGAAACATCGGCTGGGACTTTTTCCTCAGCCGTTACTGGCATCATGCCAGTAGCAAGGACTACCATATCTACTTCTTGTGATGTTCTTTTGCCAGATAAAATATCTTCAGCCTCAACTAATAAACTTTTATCAGGTTTTTCAGTGATTTTTGCCACTTTTCCTTTAATAAAATAAACATCCTTATATTCTTTTATCCGATTATAAAAATCTTCAAAACGGCCATATGCTCTTAAATCAATATAAAAGATATAAACTTTAGCATCAGGATATTGTTCTTTAACATATCCAGCCTGTTTCATGGAGGCTAAACAACAAATTGCTGAACAATAAGGTAGGTGATTTTCATCACGTGAACCTGCACATTGGACAAATGCTATACTCTTTATTTCTTTATTATCTGAAGGTCTTAATATTTTCCCTTTTGTTGGGCCATTTACAGCTGCCAGTCTTTCCATCATAACATTAGTGATAACATTTTTATATTTACCAAAACCAAGGTTATCCATTTTAGTTGCATCATAGGGTTTCCAACCTGTAGCCCAAATAATGGCACCTACTTTTAAATTTACTGTTTTTTCTTTCTCCTCTAAATTTATTGCTTTATAAGCGCATGCCTGAACACATTTACCACATTTGTCACATACAGTATCATCTATTACATATTTAGCAGGAAAAGCCATTTCATGTGGCAGATAAATAGCTTTTGTCTTTGAAAGACCATAATTAAATTCATCATCTCTTTCTATTGGGCAAACCTCAACACATTTTCCACAAATAGTACAATTGTTATTAACATAACGAGGTTTCAATTTTATAGTAACATCAAAATTGCCTGCTTGACCTGAAATCTTTTCTACTTCAGCTAAAGTAAAGAATTTTATACGTGGATTGTCTTTAATACGCCTAAAATTTATTTCTAAACCACAATAGGGAGGGCAAAGTTTCGGGAAATAATGATGTAACTGAGCAACTCTTCCGCCAAGATACGGCCGCTTTTCAACAAGAATAACATCATAACCAACCTCACCAATCTCTACTGCTGCTGTTAAACCACTCATGCCCCCACCAACGACTAAAATAGTTTGCGTACTTTTTCCCTCTGCCATTCTAATCCTCCACTTATTCTTTACCCGTCAACATCGAATTCGTGATAAAAAGAAAAAATTAAAAAACCGGGTGCCCTTAAGGGCACCCGGCATATTAATTAGTCAATGGGTAATGGGATATAAGGTCTCTCAAACATTTCCCACTCACCGGTCTCAGGATTAATCTTGGAAAGCACAAACTTCTTCCAGTTCTGCTCATCAATATCTGGATAATCAGAACGATAGTAATAACCAGGCCATCTGGTCTCCTTCCTATAAAGGAGATGACGCATATGACATTCAGCTGTAATCAAACGATGATAGTTTTCCCATGCACGCATCAACTCATGAAGATTTTCAGCAGCTAGTTTTTCAGAGTCTTCTTTAAGCATCTGGAGCTTTTCTAAACCTCTCAACAGTGCAGGTTCATTAGTAGTGTATTGTGTACCAATACCACCTGCATATTCATCCATAATCTTATTAAGACGGAATACAAACTGTTTAGGTCTGATGTAGAATGGATTTACATTAGGATCAGTGGTATAACCCTTATGTTCCTCAAAGGTCTTAAGAGGTCTGTATACCAAATCCATCAATTCTTTTACATCACCACGAGGTTTGGGTTCAAAATCCTTATGATCAAGGATGTATTTAATAGCTGCTTTTGCAGCAATCCTTCCTTCTGCATGAGAACCAGAAGAGAACTTATGGGCAGAAGCACCCACACCATCACCAGCAGTAAATAGACCTTCTACTGTAGTCATACGGTTGTACATACCAGGGAAGTCAGACTTATATTCTTCAGGCATAAGGTCTTCTGGACCACAACACCAAGCACCATTAGCACCAGAGTGAGAGCCCATAAGATATGGTTCTGAAGGCATAATCTCAGATTTGACCTTTTCAGGCTCAACGTTTTCAGCAGCCCAGAGGATTGACTGGCTTACTGTCATATCAAGGAAGTCTTCCCATGCCTCAGCTTCAAGCTTCTTTGCACGCTTTGGATCTGCCTCCATAATAGCCTTCATTGCAGCTTCAGTTCTCATAAAGATTGGGAACTTTCCTCCAAACATATCAAGCATCATAGCATGGTTTCTCAAACAAGTAGGAGTTGGTTTAACAAGACCATAAGGAGCGTATTTTTCAATATCTGCCTTTCTGGTCTTCATATATTCTTCATCAAATGCATTAGTAGCATAAGCTTTAAACAGTAAGAACCAAGCACCTACTGGACCATAACCATCTTTATAACGGGCAGGAACAAAGCGGCATTCCATATTTACATGAGCAGCACCTACTTCTAACATCATAGAATAAGTAGAACCAGCATTCCAAGGAGGATACCATGCACGACCATAACCTTCACCTGTGGAACGTGGACG of the Candidatus Desulfofervidus auxilii genome contains:
- a CDS encoding FAD-dependent oxidoreductase → MEKKLSVYICTGCGIGDAIDIEKLSQVVTEELKLPCKTHESLCLADGLKLIKEDIEKEGINTVIIAACSHRVNWDVFNFGPEIVVERANIREGVAWCQSPKNDFTQEMAEDYLRMAVAKAQKVEIPTGYSEEEPYNKTILVVGGGITGLTAALEAANANYDVILIEKEAQLGGWVAKWWKTYPSSPPYKELMDTGIEEKIRAVQTHPKIKVYTSTTIEKTEGQPGHFKVTLKGSSTEQITVGTIILATGFKPYDANKLEHLGYGKFKNVITNIEMEEMAKKGQITSPATGQPAKNVVFILCAGQRDKDHLPYCSSYCCLVSLKQAMYVRTLNSEAKAYIFYRDMRTPGQYEEFYKNAQNDPGIFLTKGDIVGITENEDKTLNVEVDNTLLGEKITVKADLVVLAIGMVSTMEGLPTTREEVFQRYGLTGQEEPEVIEKTIAETPQPWEGILNLAYRQGPEVPVLKYSLADSNFICFPYESRRTGIYPAGCVRQPLDIDGCIRDATGAALKAIQCMELESRGGAVHPRAGDLSFPVFFFQRCTQCKRCTQECPFGALDEDEKGTPKPNVFRCRRCGVCMGACPERIVGFQNYNIDIISSMIKAISVPEDDEEKLRILCFACENDAYPALDMAGINHLHYSPLLRVIPVRCLGSVNLVFISDALSRGIDGVLLLGCKYGDDYQCHFVRGSELANYRMGKLQETLDNLGLEAERAQLVQVAITDYNKLPEIVDNFIARIKELGPNPFKGW
- a CDS encoding CoB--CoM heterodisulfide reductase iron-sulfur subunit A family protein, with the translated sequence MAEGKSTQTILVVGGGMSGLTAAVEIGEVGYDVILVEKRPYLGGRVAQLHHYFPKLCPPYCGLEINFRRIKDNPRIKFFTLAEVEKISGQAGNFDVTIKLKPRYVNNNCTICGKCVEVCPIERDDEFNYGLSKTKAIYLPHEMAFPAKYVIDDTVCDKCGKCVQACAYKAINLEEKEKTVNLKVGAIIWATGWKPYDATKMDNLGFGKYKNVITNVMMERLAAVNGPTKGKILRPSDNKEIKSIAFVQCAGSRDENHLPYCSAICCLASMKQAGYVKEQYPDAKVYIFYIDLRAYGRFEDFYNRIKEYKDVYFIKGKVAKITEKPDKSLLVEAEDILSGKRTSQEVDMVVLATGMMPVTAEEKVPADVSYDDFNFIVSNSDSGIYPAGCAKRPMDVASSVQDATAAALKAIQSIVRR
- the aprA gene encoding adenylyl-sulfate reductase subunit alpha → MAEFEVVEINTDLLIVGGGMAACGAAVEAKYWAGDDIKVILVDKAALERSGAVAQGLSAINTYLGMSGRAAPEVGGTKGDRTPEEYVKYVRQDLMGVVREDLVYDVGRHVDGSVHLFEKWGLPIWKNEEGKYVREGTWQIMINGESYKCIVAEAAKNALGEENILERVFVVKLLLDENHPNRIAGAVGFSVRENKFYFFKAKAIIVACGGAVHIFRPRSTGEGYGRAWYPPWNAGSTYSMMLEVGAAHVNMECRFVPARYKDGYGPVGAWFLLFKAYATNAFDEEYMKTRKADIEKYAPYGLVKPTPTCLRNHAMMLDMFGGKFPIFMRTEAAMKAIMEADPKRAKKLEAEAWEDFLDMTVSQSILWAAENVEPEKVKSEIMPSEPYLMGSHSGANGAWCCGPEDLMPEEYKSDFPGMYNRMTTVEGLFTAGDGVGASAHKFSSGSHAEGRIAAKAAIKYILDHKDFEPKPRGDVKELMDLVYRPLKTFEEHKGYTTDPNVNPFYIRPKQFVFRLNKIMDEYAGGIGTQYTTNEPALLRGLEKLQMLKEDSEKLAAENLHELMRAWENYHRLITAECHMRHLLYRKETRWPGYYYRSDYPDIDEQNWKKFVLSKINPETGEWEMFERPYIPLPID